One segment of Paenibacillus rhizovicinus DNA contains the following:
- a CDS encoding transglutaminase family protein, translating to MKLYISHTTKYAYSETVTDSVNEIRLTPFTNEQQSCYQHSISVEPNASLLSYDDYFGNRVHVFSVNHQHRKLTIRSQMTVVTREAVKPPRGKDAMPPKESWEWLTDEKAVNRFAEYLLPTDYTGITPEVAAFAEATIRNEASEERIGVYSWLLAVSNKIRSEFVYDPEATNVHTIAGDMMHRRRGVCQDFAHLMIAACRSKGVPTRYVSGYHFIGDLQGGSVDFQQASHAWVEAYVPGLGWCGFDPTNDALVGERYVKLGHGRDYKDIVPVKGVYMGTSDAALEVTVDVKRADD from the coding sequence ATGAAGCTGTATATCTCGCATACCACGAAATATGCTTACAGCGAGACGGTAACGGACAGTGTCAATGAGATACGGCTGACGCCGTTTACGAACGAGCAGCAATCATGCTATCAGCATTCCATTTCGGTGGAGCCCAATGCATCGCTGCTTAGTTACGACGATTATTTCGGCAATCGCGTGCATGTGTTCTCCGTCAATCATCAGCATCGGAAGCTGACGATCCGCTCGCAGATGACGGTTGTCACGCGCGAGGCCGTTAAACCGCCCCGGGGCAAGGACGCGATGCCTCCGAAAGAGTCTTGGGAATGGCTGACGGACGAGAAGGCGGTTAACCGTTTCGCGGAATACTTGCTGCCGACCGATTACACGGGCATCACGCCCGAAGTGGCAGCATTCGCGGAAGCGACAATCCGGAACGAGGCCAGCGAGGAGCGTATCGGCGTCTACAGCTGGCTGCTCGCGGTATCGAACAAGATTCGCAGTGAATTTGTTTATGATCCGGAAGCGACGAACGTGCATACGATTGCAGGCGATATGATGCACAGGCGCCGCGGGGTCTGCCAGGATTTCGCGCATCTCATGATCGCTGCCTGCCGTTCGAAAGGGGTTCCTACGCGCTATGTGAGCGGCTATCATTTCATCGGCGACCTGCAGGGAGGGAGCGTGGATTTCCAGCAGGCTTCCCATGCCTGGGTTGAAGCTTACGTACCCGGATTGGGCTGGTGCGGCTTCGACCCGACGAACGATGCTTTGGTCGGCGAGCGGTATGTCAAACTCGGCCACGGCAGGGATTACAAGGACATCGTCCCTGTTAAAGGCGTTTACATGGGGACAAGCGATGCCGCGCTGGAAGTGACGGTAGACGTGAAGCGTGCCGATGATTGA
- a CDS encoding alpha-E domain-containing protein gives MLNRNAEALFWIGRYMERAENHARLIDVHFHLQSEDMLSFPRGEEDQSPRVLCKWGRIVEALGSRAAYEQQYGNYNEQDVVHYITLDRDNANSLVTCVNHARDNVRTLREKLPSELWDVTNGFYLWLREKQAGDLTKESPHRFYGRIKEWTALFHGMTQSVMPRENEWHFIECGRYLERVENTLRIMQSAVAAQSSAAPDTEDGELYPYLQAVLRSVSGYQTFRRHYADGVSAEAIIEFLILNEVFPRSVHYALHALDEHLRGIQLNEKPLRSAHDRIIRQVVKLKAELACLEREDLRLDQDGVVTGHLLEAAGQLGAAFAQTFFRIGEVSA, from the coding sequence ATGCTAAACCGTAATGCGGAAGCTTTGTTTTGGATCGGCCGGTATATGGAGCGCGCGGAGAATCATGCGAGGCTGATCGATGTTCACTTTCATTTGCAGTCCGAAGACATGCTGTCATTCCCTCGCGGCGAAGAGGATCAAAGCCCAAGGGTTCTGTGCAAATGGGGCCGAATCGTCGAGGCGCTGGGCAGCCGCGCGGCTTATGAACAGCAGTATGGCAATTATAACGAACAGGACGTCGTTCACTATATTACGCTCGACCGGGATAATGCGAACTCGCTCGTCACCTGCGTCAATCATGCCCGAGATAACGTTCGCACGCTTCGCGAGAAGCTGCCGAGCGAATTATGGGATGTGACGAACGGCTTTTATTTGTGGCTGCGCGAGAAGCAGGCGGGGGATCTGACCAAGGAATCGCCGCATCGGTTTTACGGACGGATCAAGGAATGGACGGCGCTCTTTCACGGCATGACGCAGTCCGTCATGCCGCGCGAGAACGAGTGGCATTTCATAGAATGCGGCCGCTACCTGGAGCGTGTGGAGAATACGCTGCGGATCATGCAGTCCGCCGTCGCGGCGCAATCCTCGGCAGCTCCGGATACGGAGGACGGGGAGCTGTACCCGTATCTGCAAGCCGTGCTGCGCTCCGTGAGCGGCTATCAGACTTTCCGCCGCCACTATGCCGACGGCGTTTCCGCGGAAGCGATCATCGAGTTCTTGATCTTGAACGAAGTGTTCCCGCGTTCGGTCCATTACGCGCTGCATGCGCTGGATGAGCATTTGCGCGGCATTCAGCTTAATGAGAAGCCGCTGCGCTCCGCGCATGACCGGATTATTCGCCAAGTCGTGAAGCTGAAGGCGGAACTAGCCTGCCTGGAGCGGGAGGATTTGCGGCTGGATCAGGATGGGGTCGTAACCGGTCATTTGCTTGAGGCTGCCGGCCAGCTGGGGGCCGCGTTCGCGCAAACGTTCTTTCGCATCGGGGAGGTTAGCGCATGA
- a CDS encoding circularly permuted type 2 ATP-grasp protein → MSMAMQSQFHSYDSQSFYDEMFDHDLSVREHYEEVYRTFARMKPSELAARHAAMQQRMLEEGITFTLYAQNQREPLERTIPFDYIPRIIPRHEWETVERGMKQRVRALNAFLRDIYHEQAIVQDGIIPRAMIVGNKYFRPEMAGLHVPQNVYMTASGIDLIRDEIGRYYVLEDNLRTPSGFSYLYKGRSLMSELFSDLYLSSAVTDIERSLNVFLTSLRSLAPSGKRDPLIVLLTPGAYNSAYFEHAFLAQQMGIHLVEGRDLVYKDHKIYLRALSGLRQVDVIYRRLDDDYLDPLAFQGDSLLGVPGLMNAYRAGNIAIANAPGTGVADDKAIYAYVPEMIRYYLNEEPVLHNVPTYILSRREDREYALEHLDQLVVKETSLSGGYGMLIGPAASQKEIQTFAEAIRLEPSRYIAQTTMNLSRAPVMLGGAMQPRHIDLRVFVLMGGSQMHVIPGGLTRVALQEGSLVVNSSQGGGVKDTWVLSR, encoded by the coding sequence ATGTCGATGGCGATGCAATCACAGTTCCATTCCTACGATTCACAATCGTTTTACGATGAAATGTTCGATCATGACCTATCCGTTCGCGAGCATTATGAAGAGGTGTATCGGACATTCGCCCGCATGAAGCCGTCGGAGTTAGCAGCCAGACATGCCGCGATGCAACAGCGCATGCTGGAGGAAGGCATCACGTTCACGCTTTACGCCCAGAATCAACGCGAACCGCTGGAACGCACCATCCCCTTCGACTACATCCCTCGCATCATTCCGAGGCACGAATGGGAAACCGTTGAACGAGGCATGAAGCAGCGCGTCAGGGCGCTGAACGCTTTTCTTCGCGATATCTACCACGAGCAGGCGATCGTTCAAGACGGTATTATCCCTAGGGCAATGATTGTCGGGAATAAATATTTCCGGCCGGAGATGGCGGGGCTTCACGTGCCGCAGAACGTCTACATGACGGCTTCGGGCATCGATTTGATTAGAGACGAGATCGGCCGCTATTATGTGCTTGAGGACAATTTGCGGACACCGTCCGGGTTTTCCTACTTATATAAGGGACGAAGTCTGATGAGCGAGCTGTTCTCGGATTTGTACCTTTCCAGCGCCGTAACCGATATCGAGCGCAGCTTGAATGTCTTTCTCACTTCGCTCCGCAGCCTTGCCCCTTCCGGGAAGAGGGATCCGCTCATCGTGCTCCTGACTCCCGGCGCTTACAACTCCGCTTACTTCGAACATGCTTTCCTTGCCCAACAAATGGGCATACATCTTGTGGAAGGACGAGACTTGGTTTACAAGGACCACAAAATTTATTTGCGCGCGCTGAGCGGACTACGTCAAGTCGATGTCATCTATCGGCGTCTGGACGACGATTATTTGGATCCGCTCGCATTCCAGGGGGATTCCTTGCTTGGCGTGCCCGGGCTCATGAATGCATATCGCGCAGGCAATATTGCGATAGCGAACGCTCCGGGTACAGGCGTCGCGGACGATAAAGCAATTTATGCGTATGTACCGGAAATGATTCGCTATTATTTGAACGAAGAGCCGGTCCTGCACAATGTGCCGACGTATATCCTGTCACGCAGGGAAGACCGTGAGTATGCTTTGGAGCATTTGGATCAGCTTGTCGTGAAAGAAACCTCGCTCTCCGGCGGATACGGCATGTTAATTGGTCCGGCAGCGAGCCAGAAGGAGATCCAAACGTTCGCGGAAGCCATCCGCCTCGAACCCAGCCGTTATATCGCCCAAACGACAATGAACTTGTCGCGGGCGCCGGTCATGCTTGGCGGTGCGATGCAGCCGCGGCATATCGATTTGCGGGTGTTCGTTCTGATGGGCGGTTCGCAAATGCATGTTATCCCCGGAGGGCTGACCCGCGTCGCATTGCAGGAGGGCTCGCTTGTCGTCAACTCTTCGCAGGGCGGCGGCGTGAAGGATACTTGGGTGCTCAGTCGTTAA
- a CDS encoding LytTR family transcriptional regulator DNA-binding domain-containing protein, translated as MKLFLRNESGESEWVGIADICLISPTVKGPAFTAKNGSVYTYPHTMEQLVRHFANYGFQRLDRNAIANLDAAKEYDPIQRKLVFDAPDNGENLYATVSIANEAKVKHLIVRECADPNSAYSAA; from the coding sequence ATGAAGCTGTTTTTACGTAATGAGAGCGGGGAGTCGGAATGGGTCGGTATCGCAGATATTTGTTTGATTTCGCCGACGGTGAAAGGTCCGGCGTTCACGGCAAAGAACGGGTCTGTTTACACCTACCCGCACACCATGGAGCAGCTTGTTCGGCACTTCGCGAATTACGGCTTCCAGCGTCTGGATCGTAATGCGATCGCCAACCTGGATGCGGCCAAGGAATATGATCCTATTCAGCGGAAATTGGTCTTCGATGCTCCCGATAACGGCGAGAATCTCTATGCTACGGTTTCAATCGCGAATGAGGCGAAGGTAAAACATTTAATCGTTCGTGAATGCGCGGATCCGAATTCGGCGTATTCGGCTGCATAA
- a CDS encoding PrkA family serine protein kinase, with protein sequence MDILKRISEYKAESEKLAWQGSFKDYIDLLKQDPTPAMTAHARVYEMIESFGVAEGSGGTKKYKFFEQEIFGLDRAVEKLVEEYFHSSARRLDVRKRILLLMGPVSGGKSTIVTMLKRGLEQFSRTRDGSVYAIKGCPMHEEPLHLIPNELRAEAERELGVRIEGNLCPSCQMRLKTEFGGNIENVQVERVLISEESRVGIGTFSPSDPKSQDIADLTGSIDFSTITEFGSESDPRAYRFDGELNKANRGLMEFQEMLKCDEKFLWNLLSLTQEGNFKAGRFALISADELIIAHTNETEYKSFIANKKNEALQSRMIVMPIPYNLKVSEEEKIYNKLIGQSDMKHIHIAPHSLRSAAIFSILTRLKETKKQGMDLVKKMRMYDGEEVEGYKEADLKEMQNEYIEEGMSGIDPRYVINRISSALIKQDLQCINALDVLRALKDGLDQHPSITKEERERYLNFISVARKEYDGLAKKEIQKAFVYSFEESARTLFENYLDNIESYCNWSKIKDPLTGEEMDPDERLMRSIEEQIGVSENAKKAFREEILIRISSYSRKGKKFDYYSHERLREAIEKKLFTDLKDIVKITTSTKTPDEKQLKRINEVSKRLIDEHGYCPVCSNELLRYVGSLLNR encoded by the coding sequence ATGGATATTTTGAAACGGATTTCGGAGTACAAGGCGGAAAGTGAGAAGCTGGCTTGGCAGGGCTCTTTCAAAGACTATATTGATCTGCTGAAACAGGATCCAACTCCAGCCATGACTGCGCATGCTCGTGTCTATGAAATGATTGAGTCGTTTGGGGTGGCGGAAGGCAGTGGAGGGACGAAGAAATACAAGTTTTTCGAACAAGAAATCTTCGGTTTGGATCGTGCCGTCGAAAAACTGGTCGAGGAATATTTTCACTCATCTGCCCGTCGTCTTGATGTGAGGAAACGGATCTTGCTGCTCATGGGTCCCGTAAGCGGAGGGAAATCCACCATTGTAACGATGCTGAAACGCGGGCTGGAGCAGTTCTCGCGTACCCGTGACGGATCCGTCTATGCCATCAAAGGATGCCCGATGCACGAAGAGCCGCTTCATTTGATTCCGAATGAGCTGCGGGCGGAAGCCGAACGCGAGCTTGGCGTCCGCATCGAGGGGAACTTATGCCCTTCCTGCCAAATGCGGCTCAAGACGGAGTTCGGCGGCAATATCGAAAATGTCCAGGTGGAGCGTGTGCTCATATCGGAGGAAAGCCGCGTCGGAATCGGTACGTTCAGCCCTTCGGATCCAAAATCGCAGGATATTGCCGATCTTACCGGCAGTATCGACTTCTCGACGATAACGGAGTTCGGATCGGAATCCGATCCGCGCGCCTATCGCTTCGACGGCGAGCTGAATAAAGCAAACCGCGGTCTGATGGAGTTTCAGGAGATGCTGAAATGCGACGAGAAGTTCTTATGGAATCTGCTCTCGCTGACGCAGGAGGGGAATTTCAAAGCCGGCCGGTTCGCATTGATTTCGGCGGATGAATTGATCATTGCGCATACGAACGAAACGGAGTACAAATCGTTCATTGCCAACAAGAAAAATGAAGCTCTTCAATCCAGGATGATCGTAATGCCGATTCCTTACAACCTGAAGGTGTCCGAGGAAGAGAAAATCTACAATAAGCTGATCGGCCAAAGCGATATGAAGCATATTCACATCGCGCCGCATTCCTTGCGCTCGGCCGCGATCTTCTCTATCTTGACCCGCCTGAAGGAAACGAAGAAGCAGGGCATGGACCTGGTCAAGAAGATGCGCATGTACGACGGCGAGGAAGTGGAAGGCTACAAAGAAGCCGATTTGAAGGAAATGCAGAACGAATACATCGAAGAAGGCATGTCGGGCATCGATCCGCGCTATGTCATCAACCGGATATCGAGCGCTCTCATCAAGCAGGACCTGCAGTGTATCAATGCGCTCGACGTGCTGCGCGCGCTCAAGGACGGCTTGGATCAGCATCCTTCCATTACGAAGGAAGAGCGCGAACGGTACTTGAATTTCATCTCGGTCGCGAGGAAAGAATACGACGGCCTGGCGAAGAAAGAGATTCAGAAGGCGTTCGTTTACTCCTTCGAAGAGTCGGCCAGGACGCTGTTCGAGAACTACCTCGACAATATCGAGTCGTACTGCAACTGGTCCAAAATCAAGGATCCGCTGACTGGCGAGGAAATGGATCCCGATGAGCGCCTCATGCGTTCCATCGAGGAGCAGATCGGCGTATCCGAGAACGCCAAGAAAGCGTTCCGGGAAGAGATTCTCATCCGGATTTCGTCATATTCCCGCAAAGGCAAGAAATTCGATTACTACAGTCACGAACGGCTGCGCGAAGCGATCGAGAAGAAGCTGTTCACCGATTTGAAGGATATCGTCAAAATTACCACGTCCACCAAAACGCCGGACGAGAAGCAGTTGAAGCGGATCAACGAGGTATCGAAACGCTTGATCGACGAGCATGGCTATTGCCCGGTCTGCTCGAACGAATTGCTTCGGTACGTAGGCAGTCTGCTTAACCGATAA
- a CDS encoding DUF2161 family putative PD-(D/E)XK-type phosphodiesterase → MAVKHETELYKPIKSYFEAQGYEVKSEIMHCDLVAIHPETGDTLLVEMKKTFNLALLLQGIERLRLNGSVILAIERNRKKAGAHNQRFGDLTELCRMLGLGLMTVTFFKTKAPVLEMLCQPGDPPVRGQRRARQARLLTEFRERSGDYNTGGSNNRKLVTAYREKALRIAWALSQHGSLSPKAAAAITEVPRAAHFMQKDYYGWFQRVERGVYRLKPEGEKAVLQNSEILDAWQRKRSTSQPAAEDELIYKGEGIHA, encoded by the coding sequence TTGGCCGTCAAACACGAAACCGAGCTGTACAAGCCGATCAAATCGTATTTTGAAGCGCAGGGCTATGAAGTCAAAAGCGAAATCATGCACTGCGATCTGGTCGCCATTCATCCCGAAACGGGCGATACCTTGCTGGTTGAAATGAAGAAAACGTTCAACCTCGCCCTGCTCTTGCAGGGCATCGAGCGGCTTCGGCTGAACGGCAGCGTCATCCTTGCAATCGAACGGAACCGGAAGAAGGCCGGCGCCCACAATCAGCGCTTCGGCGATTTGACCGAGCTGTGCCGGATGCTCGGCCTTGGACTCATGACCGTAACGTTCTTCAAGACGAAGGCGCCGGTGCTGGAGATGCTCTGTCAGCCGGGCGATCCGCCGGTCCGCGGTCAGCGGCGCGCGCGCCAGGCCCGGCTGCTGACCGAGTTCCGCGAGCGAAGCGGCGATTACAATACGGGCGGCAGCAACAACCGCAAGCTCGTCACCGCTTACCGGGAGAAGGCGCTGCGCATCGCCTGGGCACTCAGCCAGCATGGCAGCCTATCGCCTAAAGCGGCAGCCGCGATAACCGAAGTTCCGCGGGCCGCGCACTTCATGCAGAAGGATTATTACGGCTGGTTTCAACGCGTAGAGCGAGGGGTATATCGGTTAAAGCCTGAAGGTGAAAAGGCCGTCTTGCAGAACAGCGAAATATTGGACGCCTGGCAGCGGAAACGATCGACCAGTCAACCCGCAGCGGAAGACGAACTCATTTATAAAGGAGAGGGTATTCACGCATGA
- a CDS encoding Rieske (2Fe-2S) protein: MSEQSPVKIIGNVEDFTTFPAQVKYDKQTYYIVEAPRKDDELQQYNLISSICPHAGGMVRPHLNELICPLHYWCFDLATGESTNVPGEQLDCFPLEIRDGQFAIKA, translated from the coding sequence ATGAGCGAACAGAGCCCAGTCAAAATCATCGGCAACGTGGAAGACTTCACAACGTTCCCCGCGCAAGTCAAGTATGACAAACAGACGTACTATATCGTCGAGGCACCGCGCAAAGACGACGAACTGCAGCAGTACAACTTGATTTCTTCTATCTGTCCGCATGCCGGCGGCATGGTCCGCCCTCATCTTAACGAACTCATCTGCCCGCTTCATTACTGGTGTTTCGATCTCGCAACCGGGGAATCCACCAACGTCCCCGGCGAACAGCTCGATTGCTTCCCGCTTGAAATCCGCGACGGACAGTTTGCGATCAAAGCTTAA
- a CDS encoding aminotransferase-like domain-containing protein: MKEHRLRRAKGMETASLADLLQSDRLEEVISFAGDWPAESVIPSVESAATAASEGLLSLGERVCAYMGARHGIRAVPDDVLVTSSSGASIALIVRTLLQPGDAVLVDSPTNPESLRVFRQAKLRVVPVSSDSEGMLIADVERLVELHHPKLIYAMPTLAVPDSRIWSEERRMALVDISRRNGILIIEDNSYGELLFSNSPPLPPTLFETARRSGGSGVLCTGTFAALFGQKLPAGWIIGSGSVMARLVETGSTNGHDRAELQAQRKLERVLQHGDLEQHACAIRMSLEARLHHMQALLRQHSLNGVTWNEPQGGLFLWVELPPGLDAEALLRIAAAKRVTFDAGASFYAENPQRNRVRLNVSGQPDGRMAKGIARFAEAVNEFLGRASASHSE; this comes from the coding sequence ATGAAGGAGCATCGCTTGCGCCGGGCGAAGGGAATGGAGACGGCTTCGCTTGCGGACTTATTGCAGTCTGACCGGCTGGAGGAAGTGATCTCGTTCGCCGGCGACTGGCCGGCAGAATCGGTTATCCCATCCGTAGAATCAGCGGCGACGGCAGCATCGGAAGGCTTGTTGTCGCTTGGAGAGCGGGTCTGTGCATACATGGGAGCCCGGCATGGCATTCGGGCCGTGCCGGACGATGTGCTCGTCACATCGTCTTCGGGAGCGTCTATAGCGCTCATCGTTCGAACGCTGCTTCAGCCCGGCGATGCCGTGCTCGTGGACAGTCCGACGAATCCGGAAAGTTTGCGCGTATTCCGACAAGCGAAACTGAGGGTCGTTCCGGTATCATCCGATTCTGAGGGGATGCTTATAGCCGATGTGGAGCGGCTCGTCGAATTGCATCATCCCAAGCTCATCTATGCAATGCCGACGCTGGCCGTACCGGATTCGAGAATATGGAGCGAAGAACGCCGGATGGCGCTCGTCGATATTAGCCGACGAAACGGGATACTGATCATCGAAGACAACTCGTACGGCGAACTGCTCTTCTCGAATTCTCCCCCCTTGCCGCCGACGCTATTCGAAACGGCTAGGCGGTCTGGAGGGAGTGGCGTTCTCTGCACGGGTACATTCGCAGCGTTGTTTGGACAAAAGCTGCCTGCCGGATGGATCATCGGAAGCGGCAGCGTCATGGCGCGTCTCGTTGAAACGGGATCAACGAACGGACACGATCGCGCCGAATTACAAGCACAGCGTAAATTGGAGCGTGTGCTGCAGCATGGCGACCTGGAACAACATGCGTGTGCCATTAGGATGTCCTTGGAAGCCCGATTGCATCACATGCAGGCGTTGCTCCGCCAACATAGCCTGAACGGCGTAACCTGGAACGAGCCGCAGGGCGGCCTGTTTCTATGGGTGGAGCTGCCGCCCGGACTCGACGCCGAGGCGCTTCTTCGAATCGCCGCCGCGAAACGCGTGACCTTCGATGCCGGCGCCTCGTTCTACGCGGAGAATCCGCAGCGCAATCGGGTTCGCCTGAATGTTTCGGGCCAGCCGGATGGACGAATGGCGAAGGGGATCGCCCGGTTCGCGGAAGCGGTGAATGAGTTTCTTGGCCGCGCGTCCGCAAGTCATTCTGAATAA
- a CDS encoding AbrB/MazE/SpoVT family DNA-binding domain-containing protein encodes MKPAGVVRKVDQLGRIVLPKSLRKRYQMNEGDPVEILVQGDHIILERYRPRCVFCGVLDDVREFKDRYLCGKCMSELNLLRR; translated from the coding sequence GTGAAACCGGCTGGCGTTGTACGGAAAGTAGACCAACTCGGGCGTATTGTGCTGCCCAAATCCCTTCGTAAGAGATATCAGATGAATGAAGGCGATCCTGTCGAAATTCTTGTGCAGGGCGATCATATTATCTTGGAACGTTATCGTCCGCGCTGCGTGTTTTGCGGGGTTTTGGATGATGTTCGGGAGTTTAAAGATCGGTACCTGTGCGGCAAATGCATGTCCGAGCTGAACCTGCTGCGACGTTAA
- the trmL gene encoding tRNA (uridine(34)/cytosine(34)/5-carboxymethylaminomethyluridine(34)-2'-O)-methyltransferase TrmL, protein MAFHIVLVEPEIPANTGNIARTCAATGAILHLVHPLGFRTDDKTLKRAGLDYWYAVDVRHHDSFAELQAEYPEGRFFCASTRSSKVYSEQSYRDGDFFVFGKETKGLPQSILDTYPDTCIRVPMTDKVRSLNLSNSVAIVVFEAFRQLGFPGLD, encoded by the coding sequence ATGGCATTTCATATAGTGCTCGTCGAACCGGAAATTCCTGCCAATACAGGCAATATTGCGCGTACATGCGCGGCGACCGGTGCCATTCTGCATTTGGTGCATCCGCTCGGATTTCGCACCGACGACAAAACGCTGAAACGCGCCGGGCTCGATTATTGGTATGCGGTGGACGTACGCCATCACGATTCGTTCGCGGAGCTGCAGGCGGAGTACCCGGAGGGGCGGTTCTTCTGCGCCAGCACGCGAAGCTCCAAAGTCTACTCCGAGCAGAGCTACAGGGACGGGGACTTCTTCGTCTTCGGCAAAGAGACGAAAGGGCTGCCGCAGTCCATTCTGGATACGTATCCGGACACGTGCATCCGCGTTCCGATGACCGATAAAGTCAGATCGCTTAATTTGTCGAATTCCGTGGCGATCGTCGTTTTCGAAGCATTCCGCCAGTTGGGTTTCCCGGGTTTGGATTAA
- a CDS encoding response regulator transcription factor — MKKKILIVDDEPSISMLLEFNLKLAGYEVRCVQDGEAVFDLLKPFRPDLIVLDLMLPKMDGIQVCRELRKQNNAVPIIMLTALQDVTDKIAGLDNGADDYMTKPFSPQELLSRIQAIFRRTQALPGAREMVVHEIGRLSVLSEQREVHIDGKAVELTPKEFELLLFLCRHRGKVLSRQQLLHGVWDYHFLGDTRIVDVHISHLRDKIEKNARTPEYIMTVRNVGYKLSGPGSSAADSSLA, encoded by the coding sequence ATGAAGAAAAAAATATTAATCGTCGATGACGAGCCTTCCATCTCCATGCTGCTGGAGTTTAACTTGAAGCTGGCAGGATACGAGGTCCGGTGCGTCCAAGACGGAGAGGCCGTATTCGATCTCTTGAAACCGTTTCGTCCCGATCTCATCGTTCTCGATCTTATGCTTCCCAAAATGGACGGCATCCAAGTATGCCGCGAACTCCGCAAACAGAACAATGCAGTCCCGATCATCATGCTGACTGCGTTACAGGATGTTACAGACAAAATTGCCGGTCTCGACAATGGCGCTGACGACTATATGACGAAACCATTCTCTCCGCAAGAACTGCTCTCGCGGATTCAAGCCATCTTCCGCCGCACGCAAGCCTTGCCGGGCGCCCGCGAGATGGTCGTCCATGAGATCGGACGCTTGTCGGTATTGTCCGAGCAGCGCGAAGTCCATATCGACGGCAAAGCGGTCGAGCTGACGCCGAAGGAATTCGAGCTTCTGCTATTCCTTTGCCGCCACCGCGGTAAAGTACTCAGCCGCCAGCAGCTGCTTCACGGCGTCTGGGACTATCACTTCCTCGGCGACACGCGAATCGTCGACGTACACATCAGTCATTTACGCGACAAAATCGAGAAAAACGCCCGTACGCCGGAATACATCATGACCGTCCGCAACGTCGGCTACAAGTTGTCCGGACCGGGAAGCAGCGCGGCGGATTCTTCATTGGCGTAA
- the serC gene encoding 3-phosphoserine/phosphohydroxythreonine transaminase, with protein sequence MTNRAYNFNAGPAALPLEVLQQAQQEFTDFAETGMSIMEMSHRSSVFEEVNDGAQSLLRELFGIPSNYKVLFLQGGASTQFAMIPMNLLTPGKTAAFVHTGSWAEKAYKEAQLFGSTAIAATSEADKFNRIPALNDIQIPADAAYLHVTSNETIEGTQYAAYPQTGDVTLIGDMSSDILSRPVDVSQFGMIYAGAQKNLGPSGVTIVIVREDLVATSPKTIPTMMRYDTHVKNNSLYNTPPSFSIYLVGLMLKWVKARGGVAAMEQFNRDKTKLIYDAIDQSGGFYRGFADAGSRSLMNITFRLATEELEKRFAKESEQQGFVGLKGHRSVGGLRASTYNAVPLESCKALAEFMAEFQKRNG encoded by the coding sequence GTGACGAATCGCGCGTATAACTTTAATGCCGGACCGGCGGCTCTGCCGCTGGAAGTGCTGCAGCAAGCACAACAGGAGTTTACCGACTTTGCGGAAACCGGGATGTCCATCATGGAAATGTCCCACCGCAGCAGTGTTTTTGAAGAAGTGAACGACGGGGCGCAATCTCTTCTTCGTGAATTATTCGGCATCCCGAGCAATTATAAAGTGTTATTCCTGCAAGGCGGAGCCAGCACGCAGTTTGCGATGATTCCGATGAACCTGCTGACGCCAGGCAAGACGGCTGCATTCGTGCATACGGGCAGCTGGGCGGAGAAAGCGTACAAGGAAGCGCAGCTGTTCGGATCGACTGCGATTGCGGCGACTTCGGAAGCCGACAAATTCAACCGTATTCCGGCACTGAACGACATTCAAATTCCGGCTGACGCGGCGTACCTGCACGTCACGTCGAACGAAACGATCGAAGGCACGCAATATGCAGCCTATCCCCAAACGGGTGACGTCACGCTGATCGGCGATATGTCGAGCGACATCCTGAGCCGTCCGGTCGATGTCAGTCAGTTCGGCATGATCTATGCGGGCGCTCAGAAGAACCTGGGACCTTCGGGCGTAACGATCGTCATTGTACGCGAGGATCTTGTCGCGACTAGCCCGAAGACGATTCCGACGATGATGCGTTACGACACGCATGTGAAGAACAATTCATTGTACAATACGCCGCCATCCTTCTCGATCTACCTGGTCGGCCTAATGCTCAAATGGGTGAAAGCACGCGGCGGCGTCGCGGCGATGGAGCAGTTCAATCGCGATAAAACAAAGCTGATCTACGATGCAATCGATCAAAGCGGCGGTTTCTACCGCGGGTTTGCGGATGCCGGCAGCCGTTCCTTGATGAACATTACGTTCCGTCTCGCAACGGAAGAGCTGGAGAAGCGATTCGCCAAAGAATCCGAGCAGCAAGGCTTCGTAGGTCTGAAGGGCCATCGCAGCGTCGGCGGCCTGCGCGCTTCGACATATAACGCGGTACCGCTCGAAAGCTGCAAGGCGCTTGCGGAGTTTATGGCTGAGTTTCAGAAGCGCAACGGGTAG